Proteins found in one Aethina tumida isolate Nest 87 chromosome 1, icAetTumi1.1, whole genome shotgun sequence genomic segment:
- the LOC126266174 gene encoding uncharacterized protein LOC126266174 has product MHFIRSTFFILFLNFIRCFSEKCQFEFFTPDNTAYNFIRNHGTELYFKVHASNDAHIGLFSVPHMKNPWYEIVIGGWANSKSVIRKNKQDEHGFIVMSSNTRNILDPTRFIGFSVRFHNRTIDVTREDEEKPFITWSDTVNIANISYIGIHTGFGSTGNWIITKSTKNRCKISINLDGCDCTSNVCVNEE; this is encoded by the exons ATGCATTTCATCAGAAGTACTTTCtttattctgtttttaaattttataagatgtTTTAGTGAGAAATGTCAGTTTG agttTTTTACACCAGACAACACTGCGTATAACTTTATTCGCAACCATGGTACTGAACTTTATTTCAAAGTGCATGCTTCAAATGACGCTCATATAGGCCTTTTTTCTGTACCACATATGAAAAATCCCTGGTATGAAATAGTTATTGGGGGATGGGCGAATTCTAAATctgttattagaaaaaataaacaggaTGAACATGGTTTTATAGTAATGTCCTCTAATACTAGAAACATTTTAGACCCAACGAGATTTATAGGCTTTTCTGTGAGATTTCATAACAGAACTATTGATGTAACACGAGAGGATGAAGAGAAGCCATTTATTACTTGGTCAGACACTGTCAATATTgcaaatatatcttatattgGTATCCACACTGGATTTG GTTCTACCGGAAACTGGATTATAACTAAGTCTACAAAGAACAGatgtaaaatttctattaatctaGATGGATGTGATTGCACCTCGAACGTTTGTGTTAACGAAGAGTAA